The sequence TAAGCAAACAGACGTATCCTTTAACAAGTACAGCGAATTCAAATTGGATAACCGTCTCATTCACGTGCCCGGTGCAAGGAAACATGCGAACTTGACGTGTGTCGCCTACTGGGACACCTTCAAAGTCATTACGGAAGATGGCGAAGTACTCCTGAGCGACCATAGGCCTTATCTAGAAAAACGACGCTTGATCCCCTGGTATGAGATTATGAAAATCTGGCGCACTAAACGAGGGCGGTCGAACATTCCCGGTATCGTCGGTATCTGCCGCCTCGCATACTGGACTACTTATCCGTCGAGGGTGGAAGGCAACGCCAGGAACGAATTGAACAGATGGTTTCTCTTTTGATCCAGCATGAAATGACTGAAATTGAAGAGCGCTTCTATGAGCTGATGACTGCTTCTCCAGCCCCCTCTCATCCGTACGATGTGGAGTGGTCCCAATATGATGCATTACAGCCGGAGCAGCAGGAGGTCCAGTCATGAGAGAATCCATTGAGCAACTGTGCCGGCAACTACGGCTTGCCCACGTAGCCGATGGCTATGCCGACGTCCCGTTTACGACACCCGAAGAGTTTGTACACGGTCTTCTGCTTAAAGAAAGAGATGGACGTGATCATGCCAAAGCATTCCGTAATATCAAGAAAGCACATTTTCTGGACGAGAAATCACTGGATACCTATCACTGGCACAAAGATATTCACTTTCCAGGACACTTGGACAAGGAGGAACTGAGCAATCTCACTTTCATCCGCAGACAAGAGAATGTGATTCTAGTAGGGGCGCCTGGCACCGGCAAGACTCATCTGGCCACCGCCTTAGGCCGCGAGGCCTGTCTGAGGGGATATGAAGTACGTTTCTTTCGGGTATCCCGGCTCGTGGAAGAATTGGAGACCGCATTAGCGGCAGGGAAATTAAAGAACTTTCGCAGGAAGCTTGAAAAGGTCGAGTTGATCATTCTGGACGAAATGGGGTATCTGCCTTTCGAGAAGGAAGGGAGCGAATTATTATTTCAACTGATCTCAGAATGGTACGAGCAAAAGAGCTTAATTTTAACGTCAAATCTTGAGTTTAGTCAGTGGAACCGTATCTTTTCAGATTCCAGATTAACGGCAGCCATGGTGGATCGGTTGATCCATCATGCGCACATCATCTCCTATACCGGACAGAGTTTCCGGCTGACCAATGCTTTATCCAAAAGAATATAAAATACTCGGGTGGCAACCCTCTGTATTTTTCATTGCAAATCTCTGCACTTTAAACTTGCAAAATACACCAGGTATGATTGGATTAACTAATCGATAGGAGGTGCTTTTCTCATGCCGCAAGAATCAGTTACCATCGTCCCCGTAACATTACACTCCGTAACAGAACCCAGCCCATCAACTACTGCCATCAAGGCCATCGGCCATTGCACAATCAAATTGACCCACGCCGAAATTGTCTTTCATAACGGCGTCGAGGAACGTATCGTCCAGATGATCGTAAGGGAGCTGATGGACCGATGAGACAGGATTATACAGAAGTGCAGAATATCTATATCGTCTGCGGAAAAACAGATATGCGCAAAGGTATTGACGGTCTTGCAACGCTTATACAGGATTCCTTTGAACTGGATCCCTACGGGGATTCCATCTTTCTTTTCGCTGGTTGGAAGAAAGAGCGCTATAAATGTCTGTATTTTGACGGGAATGGATTCGCTCTATTATACAAGCGCTTGGATAACGGAAAATTGCAGTGGCCACGCAGTGAACAGGAAGTGAAAAACTTGTCGCAGCAGGAGCTCTGTTGGCTACTTGAGGGACTCTCCATTCAGCAGCCGAAGGCAATTGCTCCTTCCTTACAAGGTGCTTTCTAAATAGTTCTGTTCAGATATCTTGTAATTCGGTATACTACCTTCAACGAGAAAGAAAGCGGTGAAGGAAATGGCCAATCGGACATCAGAACAAGCGCTTGAAAAAGTCATCCGCATTTTGGAAGAGCAATTGGCGCATTCCAATCAGCAGAATGAACAGCTGACCAATCAAGTGGAGAAATTGACCCAACAGGTTCAGCACTTAACAAAAATGTTATTCGGCTCACGATCCGAGAAATCAAAATACAATGTGCCCGAAGGGCAAGGTTCCTTATTTGAGGAAGAAGAGAACCCTTTTCCCCTTTCTGAGCAGACAGAAGAACAAAGCCAACAGGTAGTTTCGTATACTGTTGTCCGTAAAGCATCAAAGAGGAAGCGAAATGATCATTTTCAGGAAGGTGTCGAAACAGAGGTCATCCACCATCATCCTGACCAGCTTACCTGCGCCTGTTGCAATCTCCAACTAACGGAAATCGGCGGTACGATTGTGCGCGAAGAAGCTGAATTTGCTCCGGCGCAACTGAAGAGAATTCAGCATATGGAACATGCTTATGAATGCCTGCATTGTAAGGCAGATCTATCTACACCGTCGAAAATTGTTCGAGGAAAAGCACCACAGCCAGTCATTCAGCGCAGCCTCGCAGGTCCAAGTGTATTGGCGAAAGTCCTATCGGACAAATTCACTTTATATTTACCTCTTTATCGTCAGGTGAAAGAATGGGCTCGTTACGGTTTACAGACGAACGATAAGAATTTGTCCAACTGGGTGATCAATGCTTCCAACCAATGGCTGACACCACTGTATAGGCGGATGATCGAGCTGGCTTTAAACCGGACAATCCTTCACGTAGACGAGACGACATCACAAGTCATTCATCGTAGTGATGGGAAACCGGCCAGTTCCAAGGCGTATAACTGGGTTTACAAGACAGTTCCTTGCCAAGGGCCTCCACTGGTCATTTTTCAGCATTCCTTGTCGCGTGCCAAGGAAGTATTGAAGAATTTCCTTTCTGGCTTCAAGGGTATCGTGATTTGTGATGGCTACTCTGCTTACGGTGATATCGAAGGTATCTCCTTTGCCAACTGTTGGGCGCACGTCCGACGATATTGGCTGAAAGCCGATAGTAAAAATGGCCGGATGGGTGTTGACTATTGTAATCGACTCTACCAGTTGGAACGGAAGTTCCGAACAATGCGGCCAAGCAAACGGCGTAGAATGCGCAAGAAATATTCTAAGCCAATCCTTGATGACTTCTTCAAATGGATTGAGAACGGTCATTTTTACGGGAAGAATGCCATTGCGACGGCAGCTGAGTATACATTAAAGCGAAAAGAGGCGCTTCAACGATTCCTTCATGATGGCCGAATTGAAATCGATAATAATCCAGCTGAAAATGCCATTCGTCCGAACGTGATTGGACGAAAAAACTGGCTCTTTTCTGTCAGTGAAGCAGGTGCGCAAGCAAACGCGATTTGCCTAAGTTTGTCGGAGACTGCAAAACTTCATGGGATCGATTTCTATGCCTATTTGAAGAAAATATTCACAGATCTACCCACTATGAGTATTCAGCAGCAAAGTGAACGGCTCGATTCGTTCCTGCCATGGTCACCAGAAATTCAAGAATCATGTAAATTGAGATAGCCCTGTCTCTTCAAATCGGTGAAGAGAAGGGCTATTTGTGCGGCGCGCCGATAGGTAGCGCTTTTTTATATTACGGGCTTACTGACCACCTCATTGCTGTCCGTCAGAATGCGCACTTGATCGAAGCTGAGACGGACAGAGACTCGTTGTCCGGCAAATCGCGGGGACGTCGAGTAATTCCGACCATCAATTCGCACATACCCATACTTGTCCGCTTTCAGTACTTCTTTACGGACACACTCATACGGCTTGCCCGGCAGCTGAAGTAGGCGTTGCTCGTCTGCCAAATAGAGTTCGGCAATTGGCAGTCCCTTCTCAAAATGCGGCCGATTGCGATCCTGAACAGACCAGGACAATGCTTGGTCATTCAAGGAAGACAGAGCCTGATAGGGGATGGCAGGGATTAGATAGTTGTTGCGGACGTACTTCACCATCGATTCAACGTGCCCTTTCTCATTTCCACTCTCCGGATTACAGAACTCATATCGGAACCCGTAATGAGCCGTAAAGCGCTCGAACTCCTCCGTCAACTTCCGTTCGCCGTATGGCAAGATTTTAGAAACGGCAGGAGATAGATTATCAAACCGGATTGTGTGAGGAACGCCACCTATGAATGTGAAGATATTGGTCAACCCCTGCAGGAAGCATTCACGGTTCTCAGAGGGGAAGACTTGGAAGACGAATGCGTTACTGGCCGGGAAGGAGAGAACCAGGTAGTGCATGATTACTTCCTTGCCGTTATGCAGGAAGGGAGCCTCCCCAAAATCCACTTGCGCTGCACCAGGCTGTGTTACGAGTGGCAACGAAGCGTCCTCGCTTTCTTCTGCAACCTCTCGTTTCCGCTTGGCGACATAGTTCCTGACCGATCGGTCAGAACCCATAAAGTCATGTTGTTCTTTTAGTAACGTGTGGATCCGTTTGGCCGTCCGGCGGAACTTCTTTTTCTTAAAGGCATCTTCTCGGAGCCATTCATCGATGATCGGTTTGACAGGATCCATGACGGGGGATTTTCTGGTTTGTCGGACTGGTGTCTCCGAAGAGAAGTCTTCTTGGTCCGCATATTTCATTACGGTTCTCCAATCAACTCCAACCTTCCGGGCCACCTCCGCATAATTCGCCCCTTTGATATTGATTTCGTGTCTGATATAATTGACTTCAGCCATTGCTAGCATCTCCTTAACTACCTCCTGTAAAAGTTGTGTCCATACAAGAGGATAGATAGTTATTTAGATGTTGGCAAGTGGCCTTTTTTTATACATAAATTAGCTGCCGTTTCCTACAATTATAGTGTGCCATAAACAGTAATTTCTCTCAAAACGCCACGCATCAAGACACATAGCTACAATGTCGCGATTAGCCGTCCAACCGAGTTCATTCTTTGCTTTAGAAGCATCGGCATAACATGAAGCAATATCCCCTGGTCTACGATCAACAATTTCATAAGGGACTTCAATATCATTTGCTTCTTCAAAAGCTTTCACCAACTCTAGTACACTAGTACCTTTTCCGGTTCCCAAATTATAAAAATGGACACCTTCAGTTAGGTTTTCCAATGCAGCAACATGACCCTCAGCAAGGTCTACTACATGAATGTAATCGCGAACTCCTGTACCATCCACCGTAGGGTAGTCATTTCCAAACACACGTAATTTCTCAAGCTTACCTTTTGCTACTTGAGTTACATATGGCATTAGATTATTAGGAATTCCGTTAGGTGCCTCACCTATTTGTCCGCTTTCATGGGCACCTACTGGATTGAAATATCGAAGAATTGAAACTGAAAAAGCAGGGTTTGCATTTGCTATATCAGTAAGAATCCGCTCACTCATGGCTTTCGTTTCACCGTACGGATTAGTAGTTGGTAAGAGATCCATTGTTTCTACAAAAGGTACTTTATTATCCCCATACACTGTTGCAGATGAGCTAAAGACAAATCGATTGACACCATATTTCTGGCAAGCTTTTGTAAGAACCATTGTACTTACGATGTTATTATAATAATATTCTAGTGGTTTTTCTACTGATTCGCCAACCGCTTTAAGCCCAGCAAAATGAATAACTCCATCAATCTTGTAATTTCTGAAAATAATATCAACAGCTTCCGCATCTGTTACATCAATCTCGTAAAAAGTTACTTCTTTATCAGCTATATCCATGATTTTCATGACTGTTTCACTCTTACTGTTAGAAAGATTATCAGCAATAATGACTGAATGTCCTGCTTCCAGAAGAGCAATACTGGTATGTGATCCTATATATCCGGCACCACCTGTTACTAGTATGTTCATTATAAGAGCACTCCCTCCCTTTTTTTATAATTGTTTTTCCAGCAAGTTTCGATTGCCTACTGGCACTTTAGTTTATAAATTTAACCTCTTTCCAATTTCCTTATTTTAAACAGCAAGTACAATTCTCCTAAAACTGCAACTATTGCATAAGTAAGACTAACTATGAGAGCATTCTTCGGAACTAATATAAGTAACACTATTAATACTGATAGTCTTATTAAATTATTTATAGCATCAATTTTTGGTACACCATAAGAATGAATCAAGATATTGAAAAGCCCAATATAAATCATCATAACATTGGCCACACCTATAATCCAAAAAACAGGAATACTTTCTTTGTAGACTTCATCTAATAAAAAGAATATCATCACAGATATAATTCCTATTATTACGAACCCCAAAACAAAAACAACCGGTAAAAACTTTAATAACTTTGCTTTATATGCTTTACGCTGCTCACTTGTTTTTATGTTTGCTATATCAGGCATTATTACTGTTCTAATTGCATCGTTAAGTAACGAAAACACCACAACAAAAGTGATGGCACTACTATATAATGCAACTTCTTTTTCCGAAGTACTAGCACCAAGAGTAAATTGTGGAAGTCGTAAAAGCAAAATAAAACAAAGCCCAGAAAGAGCAACCCATTTACTATAAGAAAAACTTATCAATAAAAACTCTTTCCAATTTGCTTTATAAAGACCTTTCATAAAACCACTGTTTTTTACCACATCAAGAAGTAACAGTAAAAAAAGTGGTAAAGCATATAATGTCAAAAAGACGTAACTAACTTCAAATTTATCAAAGACTAATATTAAAGATATTAATATTAGTCTTAGCAATCCATATATAAAAGTATACTTTTTAAAATTAGCAAAGTTTTTTTGAGCTTGCTCAATCGCTCTAACAGTCATCCAAAGACTAAGTAAGCCTCCTGATAAGTAAGATATATAAATTAAATATTCATAACCTTGTAATATCGGATAATAAAAAATTGATAATTTTGTTAGAGGAAAACTAATTATTATATTTATCAAACACACTAATATCTTCCAATAGTAAGATAACCTTAAAAAATCCCTTTTCTTATTTTCAACCTCTAAAGTATTAAATTTCCTCACTATTGTAGTACTTAAACCGAAGTCTAAAAACAATCCCCATAACATTGTAATAGACATAGCTATTGCGAAACTAGCAAAGTCACTCACACTTAATAGCTTAGTTGCCAAAATAATTATGAGGAAGCTTATAGCCTGATTAAATATGTTTGCTGATAATACTCCAGAAATTGTTCTTATTCCTTTTGTTTTATAAAGTTTTAATATTTTTTTTGAAAAGCTTATTTGGCCTATAGACAATTAATTACTTCCTCTCAAAATCTTAAATTTACACCTTTTCTCCTTTGGTGTAAAAAGACTTCACAATTAATCTTCAGCGTGTTTTTTTACATTTAAAGAAATACTTTTTTCTGCTTTAGAAAATACATATGCAATTAATATTGCAGAGAGAATTTCAAATTGAACAGGAGCGCCTGTTCCTGCCAAACATAAAGCAGCAACGCAAAAAACAGCTGTCGTATTTCTAAATCTAATATTCCAAAGAGTGGCGCTAAGTAAAATTGAAAAATAAACAGCCAAGCCAATGATACCTGATGTATAAATTAAATCAATATACATGGAATCCCCTATAAAGATATCGCTAATTGATATTTTTCCTACTCCTATAAACCAATTTTCTTTTATTATCATATAAGTATTTGCTAATATTCCCTCTGTTGAATCATATCTAGTTTCAAATACCTCAAATGGTTTTAACAAATACTCTAGATAATAATAAATAAACAATCCTTGTCTCTCTAGAATTTTTATTATCCCTATAGCCATTGGAAATACTAGTATTGGAATCAATAGTGTTTTTCTATTTTTCACTTTAATGATTCCATATAAAGCAAGAAAATAAAATATGATCAATAATGCTGGTAATCCTAATATGGCTGTTTTTGATAAAGCCATTAAACCAATTGCAATTGATAATATTAATTTAATATATATTATTTTACACTTCTTCTTTTCTATTAAATACCCAAAGTATACAGCAAAGCTAAAAACTGAAAATACACCAAGTAACACTGGACTTCCAAAAGTACCATATGCTCGACTAAAGTAGCCTAACCTTAGAACTTCATTGAGTGGTGTTAAAGATTCTTTATAATATAAGTTATAAAAAAAGGTAGTGCTCTCCGGAAAGGTTAATTGAATAACAGAAGTAATGAAATTTATAAATAAAATTGGCCATATAATTTTATCTAACACTTTATCTTCATTTTGTTTCATGATGAACTGAAGTAAATAAATTACTATAATAGTTCTAAAAATACCAAAAATAGAAACTATCCCTATTGAACTCTCATATCTAATAGTCCCTACAAGGGTAGAAAATATCAACAAGAAAAAATACATCCATAATCTTTGTCTGAAAACTTTTCCCTTTTTATACAAAGTGAATATTTCTCTTCTTTTTATTAGAAGTATGATAATTACTATAAAGAAGGCAGAAATCTCAAAACTTATCTGCGTGTTGTTTATATTTAAATTAGGTGCAAAAAGGGAAAAAATCACATATGATATAATCCCTTTCTCTATATCCTTTAGAAGCATTAGTACTAAGATTAAATATAAAATTATAAAAATTATTGTTCCCATGGTTACTCACTTCCTTAATTCATGTAACGGAAGATAAATTTACTATTCCAAGTATTAATGTGCATATTTCACTTAATATGAAAATACTGAATTAATGAGAATATCCTTCTATATATTAAAAGGTTTTATGATAAATCTTTACATATTCTGCTTTCATGTTTGTTACTGAAAATTTTTTTGAAGCGACTTTAGCAGATTCACCTAATTTATTGCGAAGTTCACTGTCTCTAATTAACTCAAGTACAGCTTCAACAATCTCTTCTCTTTTATTATTGACAAGTAAGCCTGTTACCCTATGTTCAATCATATCTGGAACACCACCTACATTTGTTGCAACAATCGGCAATCCCGTTGCCATAGCTTCTATTAAAGTAATAGGCATTCCTTCCCAAAGTGAAGGGAGTATAAATATATCAGCATCATTCAAATATGGAAAAACATTAGCCTTTGTCCCTAAAAATTCAACGTTGTTTTCTAAACCCAAATCTTTCACCTTATCTTTAACAGTTTTCTCTAAGTGGCCTGAACCAATTAATTTCAAAGTAATATTGGGCATTTCATTACAGATAA comes from Sporosarcina trichiuri and encodes:
- the istB gene encoding IS21-like element helper ATPase IstB; the protein is MRESIEQLCRQLRLAHVADGYADVPFTTPEEFVHGLLLKERDGRDHAKAFRNIKKAHFLDEKSLDTYHWHKDIHFPGHLDKEELSNLTFIRRQENVILVGAPGTGKTHLATALGREACLRGYEVRFFRVSRLVEELETALAAGKLKNFRRKLEKVELIILDEMGYLPFEKEGSELLFQLISEWYEQKSLILTSNLEFSQWNRIFSDSRLTAAMVDRLIHHAHIISYTGQSFRLTNALSKRI
- the tnpB gene encoding IS66 family insertion sequence element accessory protein TnpB (TnpB, as the term is used for proteins encoded by IS66 family insertion elements, is considered an accessory protein, since TnpC, encoded by a neighboring gene, is a DDE family transposase.), yielding MRQDYTEVQNIYIVCGKTDMRKGIDGLATLIQDSFELDPYGDSIFLFAGWKKERYKCLYFDGNGFALLYKRLDNGKLQWPRSEQEVKNLSQQELCWLLEGLSIQQPKAIAPSLQGAF
- the tnpC gene encoding IS66 family transposase, with product MANRTSEQALEKVIRILEEQLAHSNQQNEQLTNQVEKLTQQVQHLTKMLFGSRSEKSKYNVPEGQGSLFEEEENPFPLSEQTEEQSQQVVSYTVVRKASKRKRNDHFQEGVETEVIHHHPDQLTCACCNLQLTEIGGTIVREEAEFAPAQLKRIQHMEHAYECLHCKADLSTPSKIVRGKAPQPVIQRSLAGPSVLAKVLSDKFTLYLPLYRQVKEWARYGLQTNDKNLSNWVINASNQWLTPLYRRMIELALNRTILHVDETTSQVIHRSDGKPASSKAYNWVYKTVPCQGPPLVIFQHSLSRAKEVLKNFLSGFKGIVICDGYSAYGDIEGISFANCWAHVRRYWLKADSKNGRMGVDYCNRLYQLERKFRTMRPSKRRRMRKKYSKPILDDFFKWIENGHFYGKNAIATAAEYTLKRKEALQRFLHDGRIEIDNNPAENAIRPNVIGRKNWLFSVSEAGAQANAICLSLSETAKLHGIDFYAYLKKIFTDLPTMSIQQQSERLDSFLPWSPEIQESCKLR
- the istA gene encoding IS21 family transposase yields the protein MAEVNYIRHEINIKGANYAEVARKVGVDWRTVMKYADQEDFSSETPVRQTRKSPVMDPVKPIIDEWLREDAFKKKKFRRTAKRIHTLLKEQHDFMGSDRSVRNYVAKRKREVAEESEDASLPLVTQPGAAQVDFGEAPFLHNGKEVIMHYLVLSFPASNAFVFQVFPSENRECFLQGLTNIFTFIGGVPHTIRFDNLSPAVSKILPYGERKLTEEFERFTAHYGFRYEFCNPESGNEKGHVESMVKYVRNNYLIPAIPYQALSSLNDQALSWSVQDRNRPHFEKGLPIAELYLADEQRLLQLPGKPYECVRKEVLKADKYGYVRIDGRNYSTSPRFAGQRVSVRLSFDQVRILTDSNEVVSKPVI
- the galE gene encoding UDP-glucose 4-epimerase GalE, coding for MNILVTGGAGYIGSHTSIALLEAGHSVIIADNLSNSKSETVMKIMDIADKEVTFYEIDVTDAEAVDIIFRNYKIDGVIHFAGLKAVGESVEKPLEYYYNNIVSTMVLTKACQKYGVNRFVFSSSATVYGDNKVPFVETMDLLPTTNPYGETKAMSERILTDIANANPAFSVSILRYFNPVGAHESGQIGEAPNGIPNNLMPYVTQVAKGKLEKLRVFGNDYPTVDGTGVRDYIHVVDLAEGHVAALENLTEGVHFYNLGTGKGTSVLELVKAFEEANDIEVPYEIVDRRPGDIASCYADASKAKNELGWTANRDIVAMCLDAWRFERNYCLWHTIIVGNGS
- a CDS encoding lipopolysaccharide biosynthesis protein, which codes for MSIGQISFSKKILKLYKTKGIRTISGVLSANIFNQAISFLIIILATKLLSVSDFASFAIAMSITMLWGLFLDFGLSTTIVRKFNTLEVENKKRDFLRLSYYWKILVCLINIIISFPLTKLSIFYYPILQGYEYLIYISYLSGGLLSLWMTVRAIEQAQKNFANFKKYTFIYGLLRLILISLILVFDKFEVSYVFLTLYALPLFLLLLLDVVKNSGFMKGLYKANWKEFLLISFSYSKWVALSGLCFILLLRLPQFTLGASTSEKEVALYSSAITFVVVFSLLNDAIRTVIMPDIANIKTSEQRKAYKAKLLKFLPVVFVLGFVIIGIISVMIFFLLDEVYKESIPVFWIIGVANVMMIYIGLFNILIHSYGVPKIDAINNLIRLSVLIVLLILVPKNALIVSLTYAIVAVLGELYLLFKIRKLERG